A portion of the Hoplias malabaricus isolate fHopMal1 chromosome 1, fHopMal1.hap1, whole genome shotgun sequence genome contains these proteins:
- the hic1 gene encoding hypermethylated in cancer 1 protein isoform X2 produces MLDAMEVPSHARHLLLQLNTQRTKGFLCDVIIVVQNALFRAHKNILAASSLYLKSLVVHDNLINLDHEMVSPGVFRVILDYIYTGRLSEGDPTSPTEPNIGAVLAAASYLQLLDLVALCKKKLKRNGKYHLRPTPGFLPYSKMGPGGMVGSRLRVSTPVIQPCFSSSIMGSHTPRGPPFDDLPSHPLAPHHAGELYAPGSTPGPQPYPPTQAALPSQPGLRLPSTDRNCSPIYGLDLSKKSPNSQSQHPGHHDEEPEGELSHRTSPMLSPSEGAGKMETVHRAGSLTPHSYSLLNQPLASHVSHLHRSNSQGQEPYPCPASPEPSEEPGERSRDAPSIYRWVKNEPMPYSVDDEDEDDDEDDSGGMGDQDKEVHMNHHKNGEEKMNEGGYGRGVTCDGEDENGTGSEETGSSEGRPSPLGARGRYMPYEPESFGDNLYVCIPCDKGFPSSEQLNAHVETHAEEELNPGGEMDNSNSNSTGKPVNGPLSLNSTGGLHSPFPDSKSGQNLHPMGIGEMIRPYRCSSCDKSYKDPATLRQHEKTHWLTRPYPCSICGKKFTQRGTMTRHMRSHLGLKPFACDACGMRFTRQYRLTEHMRIHSGEKPYECQVCGGKFAQQRNLISHMKMHSSGGAGGGLGADGKLKIDFSEGIYPLSKYAAEHLGLKQEKASELLAQASQHLLADAKAMESLYPLSKLTAEHLGLTHDKMDVLPLPPAPQPLPAEGRTIDRYSPS; encoded by the coding sequence ATGCTGGATGCCATGGAAGTCCCAAGTCATGCTAGGCACCTCCTCTTGCAACTGAACACTCAACGCACTAAGGGCTTCTTGTGCGATGTAATTATAGTGGTGCAGAATGCTCTGTTTCGTGCTCATAAAAATATTCTGGCTGCCAGTAGCCTCTACCTTAAATCGCTTGTTGTCCATGACAATCTCATAAACCTGGACCACGAGATGGTGAGTCCAGGAGTCTTCCGAGTCATCCTTGACTATATTTACACAGGACGTTTGAGTGAAGGTGACCCCACATCTCCTACAGAGCCCAACATTGGGGCGGTGCTGGCAGCTGCCAGCTACCTGCAGCTGCTGGACTTGGTGGCACTATGCAAGAAAAAGCTGAAGAGAAATGGGAAATACCACTTACGGCCCACACCTGGGTTTTTGCCTTACAGCAAAATGGGTCCCGGCGGGATGGTGGGCAGCCGGCTGCGGGTGTCCACCCCAGTGATACAGCCCTGTTTTTCCAGTAGCATAATGGGTAGCCATACACCACGAGGCCCACCATTTGATGACCTACCTTCTCACCCACTGGCCCCCCACCATGCTGGAGAACTTTATGCTCCAGGCTCCACACCAGGCCCACAGCCTTATCCTCCCACACAAGCAGCGCTGCCGTCACAGCCAGGTCTACGACTACCCTCCACTGACAGGAACTGCTCGCCAATATATGGACTAGATCTGTCCAAGAAGAGCCCTAATTCCCAATCCCAGCACCCTGGCCACCACGATGAGGAGCCCGAAGGAGAACTGAGCCACCGCACAAGCCCCATGCTTAGCCCGAGTGAAGGGGCTGGGAAAATGGAGACTGTGCACCGAGCTGGCTCTCTCACGCCACACTCCTATTCCCTCCTCAACCAACCTCTTGCTTCACATGTCTCGCACTTGCACCGCTCCAATTCCCAGGGCCAGGAACCATACCCCTGCCCCGCCAGCCCTGAGCCCTCCGAAGAGCCAGGGGAGCGCAGCCGGGATGCCCCAAGCATCTACCGCTGGGTGAAAAATGAACCAATGCCCTACAGTGtggatgatgaggatgaagacGATGATGAAGATGACAGTGGGGGCATGGGGGACCAGGATAAAGAGGTGCACATGAACCACCACAAAAATGGTGAAGAGAAGATGAATGAGGGAGGCTATGGTAGGGGCGTGACTTGTGATGGAGAAGATGAGAATGGAACAGGAAGCGAGGAGACAGGCAGCAGCGAGGGCCGGCCGTCTCCTCTCGGGGCACGTGGAAGATACATGCCCTATGAGCCGGAGAGCTTCGGAGATAACTTGTACGTGTGCATCCCCTGCGACAAGGGCTTCCCAAGCTCAGAGCAGCTTAATGCCCACGTTGAGACTCATGCAGAAGAGGAGCTCAACCCTGGAGGAGAAATGGACAACAGCAATAGCAACAGCACAGGCAAACCAGTCAATGGTCCTTTAAGCTTGAACAGTACTGGTGGTCTCCATAGTCCTTTTCCAGACAGCAAATCAGGGCAAAACCTGCACCCTATGGGCATTGGGGAAATGATCCGTCCATATCGCTGCTCCTCCTGTGACAAGTCCTACAAAGACCCAGCCACCCTGCGGCAGCATGAGAAAACCCACTGGCTGACACGCCCCTACCCTTGTAGCATCTGTGGCAAAAAGTTTACCCAGCGAGGCACCATGACGCGCCACATGCGCAGTCATCTTGGTCTGAAGCCTTTTGCCTGCGATGCTTGCGGAATGCGCTTCACTCGGCAGTACCGGCTCACTGAGCACATGCGCATCCACTCAGGCGAGAAACCCTATGAGTGCCAGGTGTGTGGTGGCAAGTTTGCCCAGCAGCGTAACCTTATCAGCCACATGAAGATGCACAGCAGTGGTGGTGCTGGCGGGGGGCTTGGAGCTGATGGAAAGCTGAAAATAGACTTCTCTGAAGGCATCTACCCCCTCAGCAAATATGCAGCTGAACACCTGGGCTTGAAGCAGGAGAAGGCTTCAGAGCTTCTCGCACAGGCCTCTCAGCACCTTCTGGCTGATGCCAAGGCCATGGAGAGCCtctacccactgtccaaactGACTGCCGAGCACCTGGGCCTCACTCATGACAAGATGGATGTTCTTCCACTGCCACCTGCCCCTCAGCCACTCCCAGCAGAGGGCCGCACCATTGACCGCTACTCCCCCAGCTAG
- the hic1 gene encoding hypermethylated in cancer 1 protein isoform X1, protein MIMKGDLERMAEEFGHPGGGLKTMLDAMEVPSHARHLLLQLNTQRTKGFLCDVIIVVQNALFRAHKNILAASSLYLKSLVVHDNLINLDHEMVSPGVFRVILDYIYTGRLSEGDPTSPTEPNIGAVLAAASYLQLLDLVALCKKKLKRNGKYHLRPTPGFLPYSKMGPGGMVGSRLRVSTPVIQPCFSSSIMGSHTPRGPPFDDLPSHPLAPHHAGELYAPGSTPGPQPYPPTQAALPSQPGLRLPSTDRNCSPIYGLDLSKKSPNSQSQHPGHHDEEPEGELSHRTSPMLSPSEGAGKMETVHRAGSLTPHSYSLLNQPLASHVSHLHRSNSQGQEPYPCPASPEPSEEPGERSRDAPSIYRWVKNEPMPYSVDDEDEDDDEDDSGGMGDQDKEVHMNHHKNGEEKMNEGGYGRGVTCDGEDENGTGSEETGSSEGRPSPLGARGRYMPYEPESFGDNLYVCIPCDKGFPSSEQLNAHVETHAEEELNPGGEMDNSNSNSTGKPVNGPLSLNSTGGLHSPFPDSKSGQNLHPMGIGEMIRPYRCSSCDKSYKDPATLRQHEKTHWLTRPYPCSICGKKFTQRGTMTRHMRSHLGLKPFACDACGMRFTRQYRLTEHMRIHSGEKPYECQVCGGKFAQQRNLISHMKMHSSGGAGGGLGADGKLKIDFSEGIYPLSKYAAEHLGLKQEKASELLAQASQHLLADAKAMESLYPLSKLTAEHLGLTHDKMDVLPLPPAPQPLPAEGRTIDRYSPS, encoded by the exons ATGATCATGAAGGGAGACTTAGAGCGGATGGCAGAAGAGTTCGGGCATCCAG GTGGTGGACTGAAGACGATGCTGGATGCCATGGAAGTCCCAAGTCATGCTAGGCACCTCCTCTTGCAACTGAACACTCAACGCACTAAGGGCTTCTTGTGCGATGTAATTATAGTGGTGCAGAATGCTCTGTTTCGTGCTCATAAAAATATTCTGGCTGCCAGTAGCCTCTACCTTAAATCGCTTGTTGTCCATGACAATCTCATAAACCTGGACCACGAGATGGTGAGTCCAGGAGTCTTCCGAGTCATCCTTGACTATATTTACACAGGACGTTTGAGTGAAGGTGACCCCACATCTCCTACAGAGCCCAACATTGGGGCGGTGCTGGCAGCTGCCAGCTACCTGCAGCTGCTGGACTTGGTGGCACTATGCAAGAAAAAGCTGAAGAGAAATGGGAAATACCACTTACGGCCCACACCTGGGTTTTTGCCTTACAGCAAAATGGGTCCCGGCGGGATGGTGGGCAGCCGGCTGCGGGTGTCCACCCCAGTGATACAGCCCTGTTTTTCCAGTAGCATAATGGGTAGCCATACACCACGAGGCCCACCATTTGATGACCTACCTTCTCACCCACTGGCCCCCCACCATGCTGGAGAACTTTATGCTCCAGGCTCCACACCAGGCCCACAGCCTTATCCTCCCACACAAGCAGCGCTGCCGTCACAGCCAGGTCTACGACTACCCTCCACTGACAGGAACTGCTCGCCAATATATGGACTAGATCTGTCCAAGAAGAGCCCTAATTCCCAATCCCAGCACCCTGGCCACCACGATGAGGAGCCCGAAGGAGAACTGAGCCACCGCACAAGCCCCATGCTTAGCCCGAGTGAAGGGGCTGGGAAAATGGAGACTGTGCACCGAGCTGGCTCTCTCACGCCACACTCCTATTCCCTCCTCAACCAACCTCTTGCTTCACATGTCTCGCACTTGCACCGCTCCAATTCCCAGGGCCAGGAACCATACCCCTGCCCCGCCAGCCCTGAGCCCTCCGAAGAGCCAGGGGAGCGCAGCCGGGATGCCCCAAGCATCTACCGCTGGGTGAAAAATGAACCAATGCCCTACAGTGtggatgatgaggatgaagacGATGATGAAGATGACAGTGGGGGCATGGGGGACCAGGATAAAGAGGTGCACATGAACCACCACAAAAATGGTGAAGAGAAGATGAATGAGGGAGGCTATGGTAGGGGCGTGACTTGTGATGGAGAAGATGAGAATGGAACAGGAAGCGAGGAGACAGGCAGCAGCGAGGGCCGGCCGTCTCCTCTCGGGGCACGTGGAAGATACATGCCCTATGAGCCGGAGAGCTTCGGAGATAACTTGTACGTGTGCATCCCCTGCGACAAGGGCTTCCCAAGCTCAGAGCAGCTTAATGCCCACGTTGAGACTCATGCAGAAGAGGAGCTCAACCCTGGAGGAGAAATGGACAACAGCAATAGCAACAGCACAGGCAAACCAGTCAATGGTCCTTTAAGCTTGAACAGTACTGGTGGTCTCCATAGTCCTTTTCCAGACAGCAAATCAGGGCAAAACCTGCACCCTATGGGCATTGGGGAAATGATCCGTCCATATCGCTGCTCCTCCTGTGACAAGTCCTACAAAGACCCAGCCACCCTGCGGCAGCATGAGAAAACCCACTGGCTGACACGCCCCTACCCTTGTAGCATCTGTGGCAAAAAGTTTACCCAGCGAGGCACCATGACGCGCCACATGCGCAGTCATCTTGGTCTGAAGCCTTTTGCCTGCGATGCTTGCGGAATGCGCTTCACTCGGCAGTACCGGCTCACTGAGCACATGCGCATCCACTCAGGCGAGAAACCCTATGAGTGCCAGGTGTGTGGTGGCAAGTTTGCCCAGCAGCGTAACCTTATCAGCCACATGAAGATGCACAGCAGTGGTGGTGCTGGCGGGGGGCTTGGAGCTGATGGAAAGCTGAAAATAGACTTCTCTGAAGGCATCTACCCCCTCAGCAAATATGCAGCTGAACACCTGGGCTTGAAGCAGGAGAAGGCTTCAGAGCTTCTCGCACAGGCCTCTCAGCACCTTCTGGCTGATGCCAAGGCCATGGAGAGCCtctacccactgtccaaactGACTGCCGAGCACCTGGGCCTCACTCATGACAAGATGGATGTTCTTCCACTGCCACCTGCCCCTCAGCCACTCCCAGCAGAGGGCCGCACCATTGACCGCTACTCCCCCAGCTAG